The Apium graveolens cultivar Ventura chromosome 6, ASM990537v1, whole genome shotgun sequence genome contains a region encoding:
- the LOC141668636 gene encoding uncharacterized protein LOC141668636, whose amino-acid sequence MIRENHIQNSIFLRSIYKRGGVTYTNLQQPGQHVLRDGKSSQHSRDGERLKQEAELEQLESDTDRLSTEIMNIQKEQENADNYLLSIKERLRRTEQKQQQMFISMAKASQNPLFSEILMQQLRPKETLETAGTSKKQKMIAPQCNKGPAEASYYPGSSQAEDGFATIDTEIQKAFLSNETRSHIVQGQKVNEVLATKSKAIAPDSCLLLENLLLADDVVSDTEAAKEYANIQSKIVLELEELIKKPVPIGTYV is encoded by the coding sequence ATGATCAGGGAGAACCATATTCAAAACTCAATTTTTCTGAGAAGCATCTACAAGAGAGGCGGTGTTACTTATACCAATTTACAGCAACCTGGGCAACATGTCTTACGGGATGGAAAGAGTTCACAACATTCACGTGATGGAGAGCGCCTTAAACAGGAGGCAGAACTTGAACAATTAGAGAGTGATACCGACAGGTTGAGTACTGAAATTATGAATATCCAAAAGGAACAGGAGAATGCAGATAATTATTTGTTATCTATTAAAGAGAGGCTGAGAAGGACTGAACAGAAGCAACAACAGATGTTCATTAGCATGGCCAAAGCATCTCAAAACCCGTTATTTAGCGAGATTCTTATGCAGCAGCTCAGACCGAAAGAAACATTGGAGACTGCTGGAACTTCAAAGAAACAAAAGATGATTGCTCCACAGTGCAACAAAGGTCCAGCGGAGGCATCCTATTATCCTGGGAGCAGCCAAGCTGAAGATGGCTTTGCAACGATTGATACAGAAATTCAGAAAGCATTTTTATCTAATGAAACAAGAAGTCATATTGTTCAAGGCCAGAAGGTCAATGAAGTGTTAGCTACAAAATCTAAAGCAATTGCTCCGGACAGTTGTCTGCTGTTGGAAAATCTATTGTTGGCTGATGATGTTGTTTCTGATACTGAAGCAGCAAAAGAATATGCAAACATTCAATCCAAAATTGTTCTTGAGTTGGAAGAGTTGATCAAAAAACCAGTGCCAATTGGGACGTATGTATGA